From a region of the Cyprinus carpio isolate SPL01 chromosome B21, ASM1834038v1, whole genome shotgun sequence genome:
- the LOC122141291 gene encoding uncharacterized protein LOC122141291 has product MSKAAEEDTVWIGFMDIVPVIGTVKEAVELVLALYEGNKAVIKEKEKAVENIVKESLKKHVKEKHVKKLTKSGAFLVDKPAAAADEFSGLRNVKEVRKEMIIEHMVRGSKRGTKPPTSVQQQERQKRVEAINKDMLEKIHILNQNFAKQLKEELGRSQRGEHVFNNDILRFHFKVLTEFIQSHHIDNLRGYNRQAMDTLGRHTLPQNTETDIQTNMVVHFGQDEFYMNANAVMYGEYCRALRGALLDVLRHINPGDVEDEERQRVNFVIENMNNLEIYVDQLAKVRWIGNNATRQARFEQVRQEVATMYNTDRGLNWCIHILDVVAPLYGQ; this is encoded by the exons ATGTCCAAAGCGGCTGAAGAAGACACAGTGTGGATCGGGTTCATGGACATCGTTCCGGTCATCGGGACGGTAAAAGAGGCAGTGGAGCTGGTGTTGGCTCTGTATGAAGGGAATAAAGCTGTGataaaggagaaagagaaggccgttgaaaacattgtgaaagagtcattaaaaaaacatgtgaAGGAAAAACATGTGAAA AAGTTGACTAAATCAGGAGCTTTTCTAGTTGATAaaccagcagcagctgcagatGAATTTTCTGGACTCAGAAATGTGAAAG AGGTCAGAAAGGAAATGATTATTGAACATATGGTCAGAGGTTCCAAAAGGGGAACAAAACCTCCAACTTCAGTTCAACAgcaagaaagacagaaaagagTGGAGGCTATTAATAAAGACATGTTAGAAAAGATCCATATCCTCAATCAAAACTTCGCTAAGCAGCTGAAGGAAGAACTGGGAAGGTCACAAAGAGGCGAACATGTCTTCAACAATGACATTCTTAGATTTCATTTCAAAGTGCTGACTGAGTTTATACAAAGCCATCATATTGATAATCTACGAGGATATAATCGGCAGGCGATGGATACATTAGGCAGACACACACTTCCCCAAAACACAGAAACAGATATTCAGACAAACATGGTGGTTCACTTTGGTCAGGATGAATTCTACATGAATGCAAATGCAGTGATGTATGGTGAATATTGCAGAGCACTGCGTGGTGCTTTGTTAGATGTGCTGCGCCACATAAACCCAGGTGACGTGGAAGATGAGGAGAGACAAAGGGTGAATTTTGTCATAGAAAATATGAATAACCTTGAAATCTATGTGGACCAACTGGCAAAGGTCAGGTGGATTGGCAATAATGCGACTAGACAGGCCCGGTTTGAACAGGTAAGACAGGAAGTTGCGACCATGTATAACACAGATCGTGGGTTAAACTGGTGCATTCACATTCTGGATGTAGTTGCACCTTTGTATGGACAGTGA